GTATCATTGATATCAAAAAGATACAGTACAATATCTGAAGCATTCATTTTCTCCAGACTTTTCTCTACTCCGATTTGTTCTATGACATCTGATGTATGCTCGCGGATACCGGCAGTATCAACCAAGCGAAACAGAATACCATTGATATTGATGACTTCTTCAATGGTATCACGTGTGGTGCCCGCGATATCACTAACGATGGCACGATTTTCATTCAGCAAGGCATTCAGCAAAGTAGACTTACCGGCATTGGGTTTACCAATGATGGCCACTTGTACTCCATTGCGAATAACATTACCCAATGAAAAAGATCGAATCAGTTGTTGTGTTGAATGATTCAGTTCTGCGATCAAGGCCTTCAATTCTTTTCGGTCTGCAAACTCCACATCTTCCTGAGAAAAATCCAACTCCAATTCTATCATGGCTGAAAAGCGGATCAGTTGTTCACGCAACTGTTTGAGGTCTGAAGAAAATCCGCCGCGCATATTGTTGAGTGCTGTCTTCCTGCTGGCTTCTGTATTACTTGCGATCAGATCAGCTACTGATTCTGCCTGTGCCAGATCTAACTTGCCATTTAAAAAAGCACGCTGTGTAAATTCTCCCGGCTTAGCCAACCTTGCTCCACGTTTGGTGATAGCCGCCATCACTTGTTCTTGAATAAAAGGCGAACCATGACAACTGATCTCGATCACATCTTCACCCGTATAAGATTTCGGACCTTTAAAAAGAGATAATACCACTTCATCCAGAACCTGATCACCATCTTTCAAATAACCAACATGCAAAGTATGAGAAGCTTGAACAGATAGGTCTTTAGAAGGAAATAATTCATTGAGAATAGAAAAGGTATTTTTACCACTTACCCTTATCACACCAATTGCACCAATCCCTTGTGGCGTAGCCAATGCAACGATCGTATCATCCCAGCCTGATAAGTGTATGGACATGTGTAGTGTTTTG
Above is a genomic segment from Sediminibacterium sp. KACHI17 containing:
- the mnmE gene encoding tRNA uridine-5-carboxymethylaminomethyl(34) synthesis GTPase MnmE; translation: MSIHLSGWDDTIVALATPQGIGAIGVIRVSGKNTFSILNELFPSKDLSVQASHTLHVGYLKDGDQVLDEVVLSLFKGPKSYTGEDVIEISCHGSPFIQEQVMAAITKRGARLAKPGEFTQRAFLNGKLDLAQAESVADLIASNTEASRKTALNNMRGGFSSDLKQLREQLIRFSAMIELELDFSQEDVEFADRKELKALIAELNHSTQQLIRSFSLGNVIRNGVQVAIIGKPNAGKSTLLNALLNENRAIVSDIAGTTRDTIEEVININGILFRLVDTAGIREHTSDVIEQIGVEKSLEKMNASDIVLYLFDINDTSADELKVFEKSLQEKNIQYLLVANKIDTAESGKVQAISHFPSAIFISAKSNTGIEILKQALTQKAISGEVNTEATIVTNARHHDALLKLSQSLEEVQSGIDNQIPGDLLALDIRQCLHYLGLITGEITNEDQLDFIFSKFCIGK